From a region of the Blastocatellia bacterium genome:
- a CDS encoding ATP-dependent Clp protease proteolytic subunit, which produces SITAGLAVYDTMQFIRPDVQTICIGQAASMAAVLLAGGTKGKRFALPNSRILIHQPHAGGISGQATDIKIAAEEILRVRHLISSVLAKHTGQPLEVIERDVERDLIMTAEQAVSYGLIDHVITHRGE; this is translated from the coding sequence GGTCCATCACCGCCGGTCTGGCCGTCTACGACACGATGCAGTTCATCCGGCCCGATGTGCAGACGATCTGCATTGGACAGGCGGCCTCGATGGCGGCCGTGCTCCTGGCCGGGGGAACAAAAGGGAAACGGTTTGCCCTCCCGAATTCTCGAATCCTCATCCATCAACCTCATGCCGGCGGCATCTCGGGACAGGCCACTGACATCAAGATTGCCGCCGAAGAGATCCTACGTGTTCGGCATCTGATTTCATCCGTGCTGGCGAAACACACCGGTCAGCCGCTCGAAGTGATTGAGCGCGACGTCGAACGAGATTTGATCATGACGGCCGAACAAGCCGTCAGCTACGGGCTCATTGATCATGTCATCACTCATCGCGGCGAGTGA